From Fusarium poae strain DAOMC 252244 chromosome Unknown contig_3, whole genome shotgun sequence, one genomic window encodes:
- a CDS encoding uncharacterized protein (TransMembrane:5 (o55-74i81-102o122-138i244-263o275-294i)), with the protein MATRQRIATTVVAKKDLPKVTHEATSQPQFPDIKTIKDAIPAHCFQPSLTTSYYYIIRDFAIIGTLAWAALTYIPGIKDQYLRIAAWMAYGFLQGLFCTGIWILGHECGHGALFTYSKLNNITGWFLHSFLMVPYFSWKYSHSRHHRFTGHIDLDMAFVPRSKPKASLSFYIAGIDVAELIEDTPIAQAVKLVFHQLFGWQVYTFFNASAGKGSKQWEPKSTFAKWLRVSHFDPMSAVFRPAEAPFIIISDIGLGLTLTALYFASQKVGVSTVFYLYLVPYLWVHHWLVAITYLQHHHTELPHYTAEGWTYVKGALATVDREFGFIGKHIFHGAIEKHVIHHLFPKIPFYKADEATEAIKPVIGDHYCHDDRNFLGQLWSIFGSLDYVEHDPAIPGALRWAKKKISE; encoded by the exons ATGGCTACCAGACAGCGAATTGCCACCACAGTTGTGGCCAAGAAGGACCTGCCCAAg GTCACTCACGAGGccacttctcaacctcaattccccgacatcaagaccatcaaggatgCCATCCCCGCGCACTGCTTCCAACCCTCACTTACCACCTCCTACTACTATATCATCCGCGACTTCGCTATTATCGGCACCCTTGCCTGGGCTGCCCTTACCTATATCCCCGGCATTAAGGACCAATACCTCCGTATCGCCGCCTGGATGGCCTATGGCTTCCTCCAGGGTCTTTTCTGCACCGGAATCTGGATTCTCGGTCATGAGTGCGGCCACGGTGCTTTATTTACCTATAGCAAGCTCAATAACATAACCGGCTGGTTCCTCCACTCATTCCTTATGGTCCCCTATTTTAGCTGGAAGTACTCTCATTCCCGTCACCACCGTTTCACTGGCCATATAGACCTCGATATGGCCTTTGTCCCCCGCTCTAAGCCTAAGGCTTCTCTATCCTTCTATATCGCTGGCATAGATGTTGCTGAGCTGATCGAGGATACCCCTATTGCCCAGGCCGTCAAGCTCGTCTTCCACCAGCTCTTCGGATGGCAGGTATATACCTTCTTTAATGCCAGCGCTGGTAAGGGCAGTAAGCAATGGGAGCCTAAAAGTACTTTCGCCAAATGGCTCCGCGTTAGCCACTTCGATCCCATGAGCGCTGTCTTCCGTCCCGCCGAGGCTCcctttatcatcatcagcgaTATTGGTCTCGGCCTCACTCTAACTGCTCTATACTTTGCTTCCCAGAAGGTTGGCGTTTCTACTGTTTTCTACCTCTACCTCGTTCCCTACCTCTGGGTCCACCACTGGCTCG TCGCTATCACTTACCTCCAGCACCATCACACTGAGCTCCCCCATTATACCGCTGAAGGCTGGACCTACGTTAAGGGTGCTCTCGCTACTGTTGACCGCGAGTTCGGCTTTATTGGCAAGCACATTTTCCACGGTGCCATTGAGAAGCATGTCATTCACCACCTGTTCCC TAAGATCCCTTTCTATAAGGCTGATGAGGCCactgaggccatcaagcccGTTATCGGCGACCACTATTGTCACGACGACCGTAACTTCCTGGGTCAGCTCTGGAGCATCTTTGGTAGCCTCGATTACGTCGAGCACGACCCCGCCATTCCCGGTGCCTTGCGctgggccaagaagaagatatctGAGTAG